Part of the Candidatus Thermokryptus mobilis genome is shown below.
GTGATATTGCAAGTGTTTTAACGAGTCGCCCGTATGAATCAAAAATTTTCACATTGATTAAAGCAGAATTAAACGGTAAAGTGTAAGAGATAACGCAAACATCTTCAAAACCATCTCCATCAGGTGAAAATGGATTCGGTGTAACGGTGATTTTTCCAGTTGAAGGTTTTCCCGCGATTTCAACAAAAGCAGTGTTTTTGCGTCCGGGAGTTCCACCATTAAATGAAGATGAACTTGTCCAGCTTGACCTTTCGGTGGATGGGAGATCGGGATTGACTTTCTCAAGGGACCTCCCTTTTTTGTCAAGAAGTATCGGGCTGTGCCAAGTTGAAGAATATCGCACGCTATCAATTATTTTACCAGTTAAGTCGGTTATCACCACATCGTCAAGGTCGTTATTTAAACCTAAACCCTTGTTCAAAATTATTAGCTTGAAATCAAGCGAATCATCCTTTGTGAAATAATTTAAAATTGTTGAATCGGAGGCAATTAAAAGATATTCCCCTGGCAAAAGCTCAAAGTCAGAGTTTAAAAGTGTGATGAAATTTGCCTTGCCCTCCTGATTTCTCATATCGTTAAATTTCCAAAGCTTTAAATTCACGCTTATGTTGGAGCGATTGTAAAGTTCAATGTATTCGGAATAACCGGGTAGCGGGTCAAACATTATCTCGTTTATAGTGATTGAATTTTGAGCGAAACTGATATTTATTTTCTTGAACAGTGAATTGTTTTTCGGATTCTCATCCTGAGCGGTTTGGACAGTGAAAAGCAAAAAGTTTTCACCGGGTTCAAGGTTTTGAAGTTTAAGATTTATTACGGCAGAATCTTTTTTGTTAAGCGTAGTTGTGAAACTTCTTGATAGGATTAACTCAGCTTCACTCCCGATTGAATCCCTGTTTACATCGTTGAAGACATTGATCGTAAATTCGTTTAATCTGTTTATCCCTACATTTTGAACAACAACACTTGCATAAAACTCAGCCCCAGTATCAACGGAGGGAGGCATTTGTACAGATTTTATCGCTATGTCAAAGTTCTTCCGCTTTGTGAAGTTTTCTCTTCCAGGCGTTGCTTTTATTGAGTCAGGCGGAATTGCCCAATTCGTTGAATCGTTTGAAGGTTCTTCAAGATCAATCCTCTCAATTGAGTATCCAGTTTTTCCCCAGTTTCCCTGATAATAAACGGAATCAATTTTTGACCCTGTTTTATCGTAAATAGCCACGGCATCGCCTGTGTTATTAAGCGTTGGAAGTGAAAGAGAAATCAATTTTGAGCCGATGTTATAGAAATTTAAAATTGAGCTATCAGCAGTCAAGATGAGAAATTCATTTGGGTAAAGGAGAAAATCATTTTTAATGATATTGACTTTTTTAGTTGCGTCTGATATAGACCAATTTTTCAAGTTTATTGTGTCTTGACTTGCATTAAAAATTTCAACCCATTCAGGTTCATCACCTGATGGAGCAAACATTATTTCATTTATCAAAACGATACCCTCATTACCCGAAACATCTATCTGAAAATAAAATTTGTCATTCAAACTATCTTCATCTTCAGGGTGAGAGACAACCGCTATAAATTTATATGTCTTTAATTCCCCAGGTGTGAAAGCAAATGAAATTAAAATTGAATCAGATGGATTTAACAAGTTTGAATTGATTTTTCCCTCAAGTAGCTCATCAAATTGTGGGATTGAATCCGTGTTTTTATCAAGAAAAATTTTTGTCCAAAAATTGGAGAGGGCAATTTTTCCGATATTTTTGACAACGAGATAAATTTCAGATTGTTGCAACTTTAAAAATTTTTCGGGCAAAATCACACCAGAGATTGTAATGTCTTTGTCTTTTTGAGTTAGTGAATTCTTTAAAAGTGGCGTTGCTCTAAATGGACTTCTTGAAGTTCCCCAGTTTTGAATTGAGTTTGATGGTTCATCTGGTGAAATCCTCTCAAGCGAGAAACCATTGCCACCGCCCATAGTTGAGGTGTAGTAGACCGAATCAATCAAATTATTGTATTGATCATAAATTCGCACAGCATCTTCATCGTTATTTAAAATCGGCAATGAAATTAACAATACCTTGCTACGATTCAACCAGGGGTAAACTGAAAAAATCGTATCCTTGCTCGTTAAGATTACATAATCGCCGGGGCTTATCTTGAAGGTTGAGCTTATGCTTTTCAATGTCTGTGAATCGCCTATTTTCCAATTTAACAAATCAACGCTCTCGTTCGTCCTGTTAAAAAGTTCAATCCATTCGGGCTCAGGTGATTTCGGAGCATACATTATTTCGTTGATGACTACCGAATTGAAAGACAACGGTGGGGAAAGGATTTTTATTTGCTTTTTGATTGAGTTGTTGGCTTCATTTTCATCACCTTGAGCTGTCACCTTAAGAAGGGAACCATATGACCCCGAGGGAAGTCCTTGAAGGGTGAATTCAAATGTTAATGAGTCACCCGAGTTCAAAAACTGATAAAATGTTCGTTCAAAGAAATTTTCATCGCTTTGAAAAGTTGAATCACCGTTCAAGTCAATGGAAAAGCTAACTGAAAACTCACCAACAGGGAAAATTCCAATGTTGTAAATCGTTGGTTTCACATTAAAGCTTTGACCCTGAAAAATTTGTTCTGGTGATATCGTGATATTTTTTGCCATTAAATCTATTCCCTTTGCCATTATACTATTCTTTCTTCCAGGGGTACTTCTTTCTGGATCTGCTGATATTCCCCAGGTTGACTTTAAATTTGAATTTCTGTTCGGGTAAATTCGTTCAATTGAATATCCCGTCCTTACCCAATTGCTTTTATAGTAAACGCTGTCAATCACCGTGTTTGATGAGTCAAACAGAACAACGGCGTCGGAATCATTTCTAAACCTTGCCGGTGGGATTTGAGGGACGACGAAAACTTTTGATGGGATTGAACTGTGAAAATAAAAAATTGTATCACTTCTTGTTATAACTGCATAGCTGTCAGGCTGTAAAATGTAGTCCTCTGTTGTGATCGTGTATTTTGTTGCTGTTAATCGGTTTGATATCTTCCAATTTTTTAAATTGACCGGCTCTGATGAGAAATTTAAAATTTCAATCCATTCCGGTTCCCCACCGGATGGAGCATTCATTATCTCGTTTATCACAACTTGCTGTGAAACGAGTTTTGATGCGAAGGACAAAAGTAAAATTGTAAAGAGTATTTTACTTGTTCTTGAGATGTTCATTTTTCAAGATAAAAATTGTTGATGTGATGAGAACGAAGCTTGTTAAGACGCTCGCCTCTGGACCGAAATCGCCACCTGAGATTAAATTTTTTTCTTTAATTTCAACTTCAAGAAGCGGTTTAATTAGTTTCGTCCCGCTAACTGGTAGAGAGAATATATAACCTTGAAAGAAGTTCCACGAGAAATGTAAACTTATCGGCAGCCACAGCGAGCGTGTTTTAATAAATGCGCTTGAGAGCCAAACACCAGCTAGAAAAATGTTTAAAATGGCGATCGCATTTATATTTGGGTTTTGAATGTGAGCGATAGCGAAGATTGAGGAAAAAATTAATGTCGCAACTAAGGGACTTGTCCCATCAATTGCTCTCTGGAAGGGATAACCGCGAAATAAAATTTCCTCAGCAAAAGCAACGATTAGGAAAAGTGAAATCGCCTCAAGAATTTGTGGGAAAATATCACTTGGTGAAAAGTTATATTTGTAATATCCAAGCAAGGCGTTCGGGAAAACAACTATAGCTATCATTACAAAACCAAGGATTAAACCGAAGTAAATTTGAAGTCTCGTCTCAGGCGTAAGTTTTAAACCTATATCGCTGAAATTTTTTTTCTCAAAAAGTTTCATCATTACGAAAGTTGAGAGCAAAACGGCCAAGAGCAATGAAATTTCACCGAGCAGAAATATGGGCAGTTTGACAAATGAGTACAAAGCGACGCTAAACAAGAGAAAAGATGCAATGAAAACGAGGGAAAAAATTAATATCTTCCAAAATGGTTTCAACTTCGTCAAATTGTTTTATTTTTCAAGTAGTTTAATGCTTTTTTACCTATGTCCTTTCTGTAATGCATACCCTCAAATTTTACAAGTTCAACAGCGCCATAGACATTTTTGATCGTGGTTTCAAATTCTTTTCCAATCGCCGTTATCCCAAGGACGCGTCCACCATCAGTTAAAATTTTGTTGTTAACTTTCTTCGTGCCAGCGTGGAAGACGATTATATCACTTAATTTCTTCAACTCGTCAAGACCCTTGATCTCTTTCCCTGTTTCATATTTATCCGGATAACCAGCTGAAGCAAGAATGACACAGACAGCGGTTAAATCCTTGATTGAGTATTTTAAATTTTTGATTCCGCCTTCAATCGCACTTAAAAACATCTCTAAAATATCTGTTTCAATGAGCGGTAGAACGACCTGCGTTTCAGGGTCCCCAAATCTACAATTAAACTCAAGGACCTTCGGACCCTCATCCGTTATCATAAGACCGCAGTATAGACAACCCTTATACTTTCTATTTTCACTTTTAAGACCTTCAATTGTTGGCTTGATTATTTCATTTTTAATCCTTTCAAGCATACTTTGGTCAATTAAAGGTGTTGGGGCGTATGAGCCCATTCCACCGGTGTTTTTACCTTTGTCGTCATCAAAGACCCTTTTGTAATCTTGCGCTGGCGGTAGCGTTATAAAGTCATCTCCGTCTGTTATGGCAAATATAGAAGCTTCCTCTCCTTTGAGGAATTCCTCAATCACAATTTTCTCGCCCGCTGAGCCGAAAATTTTTTGTGAGAAATAGAGTTCAATTGTTTTTACGGCGTCATCGTAACTTTCACATATCGTTACCCCTTTCCCACCAGCTAATCCATCTGCTTTTATAACTATTGGCGGAGTTAAGGAAAATACAAATTTTTTAGCCTCGTTGATTTCATCAGATGTAAATGTATTGTAATTTGCGGTTGGTATATTATATTTTCG
Proteins encoded:
- a CDS encoding CPBP family intramembrane glutamic endopeptidase translates to MKLFEKKNFSDIGLKLTPETRLQIYFGLILGFVMIAIVVFPNALLGYYKYNFSPSDIFPQILEAISLFLIVAFAEEILFRGYPFQRAIDGTSPLVATLIFSSIFAIAHIQNPNINAIAILNIFLAGVWLSSAFIKTRSLWLPISLHFSWNFFQGYIFSLPVSGTKLIKPLLEVEIKEKNLISGGDFGPEASVLTSFVLITSTIFILKNEHLKNK
- the purD gene encoding phosphoribosylamine--glycine ligase — encoded protein: MNVLVVGGGGREHALVWKISQTKSVKKIFCAPGNAGISEIAETIPIRADDLSSLLKFALENKIDLTVVGPELPLALGIVDLFESNGLKIFGPSKLSAEIESSKVFAKNFMRKYNIPTANYNTFTSDEINEAKKFVFSLTPPIVIKADGLAGGKGVTICESYDDAVKTIELYFSQKIFGSAGEKIVIEEFLKGEEASIFAITDGDDFITLPPAQDYKRVFDDDKGKNTGGMGSYAPTPLIDQSMLERIKNEIIKPTIEGLKSENRKYKGCLYCGLMITDEGPKVLEFNCRFGDPETQVVLPLIETDILEMFLSAIEGGIKNLKYSIKDLTAVCVILASAGYPDKYETGKEIKGLDELKKLSDIIVFHAGTKKVNNKILTDGGRVLGITAIGKEFETTIKNVYGAVELVKFEGMHYRKDIGKKALNYLKNKTI
- a CDS encoding lamin tail domain-containing protein → MNISRTSKILFTILLLSFASKLVSQQVVINEIMNAPSGGEPEWIEILNFSSEPVNLKNWKISNRLTATKYTITTEDYILQPDSYAVITRSDTIFYFHSSIPSKVFVVPQIPPARFRNDSDAVVLFDSSNTVIDSVYYKSNWVRTGYSIERIYPNRNSNLKSTWGISADPERSTPGRKNSIMAKGIDLMAKNITISPEQIFQGQSFNVKPTIYNIGIFPVGEFSVSFSIDLNGDSTFQSDENFFERTFYQFLNSGDSLTFEFTLQGLPSGSYGSLLKVTAQGDENEANNSIKKQIKILSPPLSFNSVVINEIMYAPKSPEPEWIELFNRTNESVDLLNWKIGDSQTLKSISSTFKISPGDYVILTSKDTIFSVYPWLNRSKVLLISLPILNNDEDAVRIYDQYNNLIDSVYYTSTMGGGNGFSLERISPDEPSNSIQNWGTSRSPFRATPLLKNSLTQKDKDITISGVILPEKFLKLQQSEIYLVVKNIGKIALSNFWTKIFLDKNTDSIPQFDELLEGKINSNLLNPSDSILISFAFTPGELKTYKFIAVVSHPEDEDSLNDKFYFQIDVSGNEGIVLINEIMFAPSGDEPEWVEIFNASQDTINLKNWSISDATKKVNIIKNDFLLYPNEFLILTADSSILNFYNIGSKLISLSLPTLNNTGDAVAIYDKTGSKIDSVYYQGNWGKTGYSIERIDLEEPSNDSTNWAIPPDSIKATPGRENFTKRKNFDIAIKSVQMPPSVDTGAEFYASVVVQNVGINRLNEFTINVFNDVNRDSIGSEAELILSRSFTTTLNKKDSAVINLKLQNLEPGENFLLFTVQTAQDENPKNNSLFKKINISFAQNSITINEIMFDPLPGYSEYIELYNRSNISVNLKLWKFNDMRNQEGKANFITLLNSDFELLPGEYLLIASDSTILNYFTKDDSLDFKLIILNKGLGLNNDLDDVVITDLTGKIIDSVRYSSTWHSPILLDKKGRSLEKVNPDLPSTERSSWTSSSSFNGGTPGRKNTAFVEIAGKPSTGKITVTPNPFSPDGDGFEDVCVISYTLPFNSALINVKIFDSYGRLVKTLAISQYSSREGNLIWDGSDDGGKILRIGIYIILFEATSEGGEKITQKLTVVLAKKL